The following proteins come from a genomic window of Deltaproteobacteria bacterium:
- a CDS encoding HAMP domain-containing protein produces MRIALQINGKILLSTSIIILGYLFSMVLSVVVGIENIRLLEDTTDTLFPATRYSQQALSAFENQLKLYENAVVLGEPSQVERAQEYGERVRDSLEQLTQLVNLNMDNVAEVHNFSRKLAAFTRTANEVYAASAAGTLNDPSIGKQMGNLRQEQQVLLKELVNLADVFSKELKQGLKAVVKDTEQGQRLNLLAFVIAIAASSVIMQLAINRLITRPLARTVRMLEDLGRGRLERRLRIDTNDEIGRMARAMDEFADNLNNKVRLAEDIAAGDLSVKVALASEYDTLGEAMNTMAANLKNHQAAIESNIASLEMQAIALKKANDNLTNEIQERKKAQAQLTEMQAQLLETSRQAGMAEVATGVLHNVGNVLNSVNVSATLVADKVRTSQAMGLRKVTNMLKENDEDIGNFLTNDSRGKQLPRYLGLLADKVDDERELLLGEMQTLTKNIAHIKDIVGLQQSYAKVAGVAESLSLQELVEDAVHINRLAIDRGQVQIVRTGELLLPTIMLEKQKVLQILVNLVKNACEAITENPESTKKLFIAIHRVEGPNVQVTVEDTGTGISEDNLTRIFAHGFTTKKTGHGFGLHTGAIAATEMGGSLTASSAGEGKGATFILEMPLVFAGDHNA; encoded by the coding sequence GTGCGAATAGCCTTACAGATCAATGGAAAGATTTTACTTTCCACCAGCATCATCATTCTCGGGTATCTTTTCTCGATGGTTTTGAGCGTGGTCGTGGGTATCGAAAATATTCGCTTGCTTGAAGACACCACCGACACACTTTTTCCAGCCACTCGCTACAGTCAACAAGCTTTGTCGGCATTTGAAAACCAGTTAAAGCTTTATGAAAATGCCGTCGTTCTTGGCGAACCCAGCCAAGTCGAGCGCGCTCAAGAGTACGGGGAACGGGTACGTGACTCGCTGGAGCAGCTCACTCAACTTGTAAACTTGAATATGGACAATGTTGCAGAGGTGCATAACTTCAGTCGCAAACTCGCCGCGTTTACCCGAACGGCCAACGAAGTCTACGCCGCAAGCGCCGCCGGAACGCTCAACGATCCCAGCATCGGCAAACAAATGGGGAATCTGAGGCAAGAACAACAAGTTCTTCTCAAAGAGCTCGTCAACCTAGCCGACGTCTTCTCAAAAGAACTTAAGCAAGGCTTAAAAGCCGTCGTCAAAGATACAGAGCAGGGTCAAAGGCTGAACCTCTTGGCCTTTGTGATCGCCATCGCTGCTTCAAGTGTCATCATGCAGCTGGCAATTAATCGGCTTATCACACGACCGCTCGCGAGAACCGTTCGGATGCTTGAGGATTTAGGGCGCGGCCGTCTCGAGAGAAGACTGCGCATTGATACCAACGATGAAATTGGCCGAATGGCTCGGGCCATGGATGAGTTTGCCGATAACCTTAATAATAAAGTGCGTCTTGCCGAAGATATCGCAGCCGGTGATCTCTCCGTGAAGGTCGCGCTCGCATCAGAATACGACACCTTAGGTGAAGCCATGAATACGATGGCTGCCAACTTGAAAAACCACCAGGCCGCTATCGAAAGCAACATCGCAAGCCTTGAGATGCAGGCGATTGCCCTTAAAAAGGCAAACGATAACCTCACCAACGAAATCCAGGAACGTAAAAAAGCGCAAGCTCAGCTCACAGAAATGCAGGCCCAACTGCTTGAGACCTCACGCCAAGCGGGTATGGCAGAAGTGGCCACCGGAGTTCTTCATAACGTTGGAAATGTGCTCAACAGCGTCAACGTCTCCGCAACGCTCGTAGCCGACAAAGTCCGCACCTCTCAAGCCATGGGGCTGCGTAAAGTGACCAACATGCTCAAAGAGAATGACGAAGATATCGGCAACTTCTTAACAAACGACTCACGTGGCAAACAGCTCCCCCGCTACCTTGGCCTCTTGGCGGACAAGGTCGACGACGAGCGCGAGCTTTTGCTTGGTGAGATGCAAACACTGACCAAAAACATTGCCCACATCAAAGATATCGTCGGACTCCAGCAATCGTACGCAAAAGTTGCGGGCGTAGCAGAATCACTCTCACTCCAAGAGCTTGTGGAAGACGCCGTTCACATTAACCGATTGGCCATCGACCGAGGCCAAGTTCAGATCGTCAGAACAGGTGAGTTGCTCCTCCCTACAATTATGCTTGAGAAGCAGAAAGTGCTCCAAATTCTTGTGAATTTGGTGAAAAACGCATGCGAAGCAATCACCGAAAACCCTGAAAGTACAAAAAAGCTTTTCATTGCTATCCACCGAGTGGAAGGTCCGAATGTGCAGGTGACAGTAGAAGACACTGGAACCGGGATTTCAGAAGACAACTTAACCCGTATTTTCGCCCACGGATTTACCACGAAAAAAACCGGGCACGGTTTCGGACTCCACACAGGGGCCATCGCGGCTACCGAAATGGGGGGCTCTTTAACGGCATCCAGCGCAGGAGAGGGCAAAGGGGCTACCTTTATTCTTGAAATGCCATTAGTCTTTGCAGGTGACCACAATGCTTAG